From Saccharothrix espanaensis DSM 44229, the proteins below share one genomic window:
- a CDS encoding response regulator yields MRLPDHVPVRLVLADDEALLRRGLRVLLEADGRVEVVAEAADGAALLDAVRRHRPDVALVDVQMPGMDGLAALRALLAWTNPPAVAVLTTFDLDDYVATALEVGAQGFLLKDAEPEALVRAVVDLAAGGAVLDPRITARLLPRFRTAGRFRQNPQLDVLSAREKQVLALLASGQSNNAIAVNLGLSEATVKSYVSTVLTKLGVENRVQAALVAHQVGGAW; encoded by the coding sequence ATGCGGTTGCCTGACCACGTGCCGGTGCGATTGGTCCTCGCGGACGACGAGGCGCTGCTGCGGCGGGGGCTGCGGGTGTTGCTGGAGGCGGACGGGCGCGTCGAGGTGGTCGCCGAGGCGGCCGACGGCGCGGCCCTGCTCGACGCCGTGCGGCGGCACCGGCCGGACGTGGCGCTGGTCGACGTGCAGATGCCGGGCATGGACGGCCTGGCCGCGCTGCGCGCCCTGCTGGCGTGGACGAACCCGCCCGCGGTGGCCGTGCTGACGACGTTCGACCTGGACGACTACGTGGCCACGGCGCTGGAGGTCGGCGCCCAGGGCTTCCTGCTCAAGGACGCCGAGCCGGAGGCCCTGGTCCGGGCGGTGGTCGACCTGGCGGCGGGCGGTGCGGTCCTGGACCCGAGGATCACCGCCCGCCTGCTCCCCAGGTTCCGCACCGCCGGCAGGTTCCGGCAGAACCCCCAGCTCGACGTCCTGAGCGCCCGGGAGAAGCAGGTCCTGGCGCTGCTGGCGAGCGGGCAGTCGAACAACGCGATAGCCGTGAACCTGGGGTTGAGCGAGGCGACGGTGAAGAGCTACGTGTCGACGGTGCTGACGAAGCTCGGCGTCGAGAACCGCGTGCAGGCGGCCCTGGTGGCCCACCAGGTGGGCGGCGCGTGGTGA
- a CDS encoding bifunctional DNA primase/polymerase: MCATAGRGWPVFPTVAGAKRPAVADWERWASTDPDRLRVWWARSEWSNPAVATGRAGLVVLDLDDPARHGRPGEEHGVRVLERVTGRRAPATFTVRTPNNGLHLYFTAPDSVVLHNSASRLGPSIDTRAHGGYVLAAGSVTPDGRYETEVDTEVRSLPPLLVEALTPPPPVDAVVVVTDASAGAYLRAALAGEVRRIRDAEPGTRRASLLRAAGRMGRLPGLTDAAIVTALREASEPHMADGAYSLVERERAIADGIAWGRRRPRRITVTR, from the coding sequence GTGTGTGCCACCGCCGGACGCGGGTGGCCGGTGTTTCCGACGGTCGCCGGGGCGAAACGGCCCGCAGTGGCGGACTGGGAGCGGTGGGCGAGCACCGACCCGGACCGCCTACGCGTGTGGTGGGCCCGCTCGGAGTGGTCGAATCCTGCGGTCGCGACCGGCCGGGCGGGTCTGGTGGTGCTCGACCTGGACGACCCAGCCCGTCACGGCAGGCCGGGTGAGGAGCACGGTGTGCGGGTGCTGGAACGGGTGACCGGCCGCCGGGCCCCGGCGACGTTCACGGTGCGGACGCCGAACAACGGCCTGCACCTGTACTTCACCGCTCCCGACAGTGTGGTGTTGCACAACAGCGCGTCGAGGCTGGGTCCGTCGATCGACACCCGTGCCCACGGTGGCTACGTCCTGGCGGCCGGGTCCGTGACCCCTGACGGGCGCTACGAGACCGAGGTCGACACCGAGGTCCGGTCGCTACCTCCGTTGCTGGTGGAGGCGCTGACACCCCCACCGCCGGTCGACGCCGTCGTGGTGGTGACCGACGCGAGCGCGGGCGCGTACCTGCGGGCGGCACTGGCCGGTGAAGTCCGCCGGATCCGTGACGCGGAGCCCGGTACCCGCCGGGCGTCGCTGCTGCGCGCCGCCGGCCGGATGGGACGGCTCCCCGGTCTGACCGACGCGGCGATCGTGACCGCCCTGCGGGAAGCATCCGAGCCCCACATGGCGGACGGGGCCTACAGCCTGGTGGAACGGGAACGCGCCATCGCCGACGGCATCGCGTGGGGGCGTCGGCGCCCCCGCCGGATCACCGTCACCCGCTGA
- a CDS encoding DUF932 domain-containing protein: protein MAIHSVPGRDSAWATLGTEVSRHGDALQAMRAAGLTGWNIRKAAQSGMDVSPLGATVVDNPDQVMLVRTDPRTGRTRYLSSVGKGYGVTQNEDQAAVLDTLVAESGAPGLAHVGWMDDGRRTFATMKLPETMRIGGIDRVELYLAVFDSHDGSAAFRVCAVPFRVACANQLGLAVASAVSSVEIRHTSRSRIDVAEIRAKLGLIHRYADAFDATANRLLATDLTTSRFREIVETVWPVDDRTAPPRARANADRRRNTLLRLWTDAPTQAGIRGTNWAGLQAVTEYLDHFAPAASPTVRAHRALTSGTVARRKQHAFDLLAA, encoded by the coding sequence ATGGCCATCCACTCCGTTCCCGGTCGCGACAGCGCCTGGGCGACGCTCGGCACCGAGGTGAGCCGCCACGGCGACGCCTTGCAGGCGATGCGCGCGGCCGGGTTGACCGGCTGGAACATCCGCAAGGCCGCGCAGAGCGGCATGGACGTCAGCCCGCTGGGCGCGACCGTCGTGGACAACCCGGACCAGGTGATGCTGGTGCGCACCGACCCGCGTACGGGCAGGACCCGGTACCTCAGTTCGGTGGGCAAGGGGTACGGGGTCACGCAGAACGAGGATCAGGCGGCCGTGCTGGACACTTTGGTCGCCGAGTCCGGTGCGCCTGGTCTGGCGCATGTCGGGTGGATGGACGACGGCCGGCGCACGTTCGCCACGATGAAGCTGCCCGAGACGATGCGGATCGGCGGCATCGACCGGGTCGAGTTGTATCTGGCGGTGTTCGATTCCCACGACGGCAGCGCCGCGTTCCGGGTGTGCGCGGTCCCGTTCCGTGTGGCGTGCGCCAACCAGCTGGGCTTGGCCGTCGCGAGCGCCGTCTCGTCGGTGGAGATCCGGCACACCAGCCGTTCACGGATCGACGTCGCCGAGATCCGCGCGAAGCTCGGCCTGATCCACCGCTACGCCGACGCGTTCGACGCCACCGCGAACCGGCTGCTCGCCACCGACCTGACCACCAGCCGGTTCCGGGAGATCGTGGAGACGGTGTGGCCGGTGGACGATCGGACCGCGCCGCCGCGCGCCCGCGCGAACGCCGACCGCCGCCGCAACACGTTGCTGCGGTTGTGGACCGACGCCCCGACCCAGGCCGGGATCCGGGGCACGAACTGGGCAGGTCTGCAAGCGGTCACCGAGTACCTGGACCATTTCGCGCCCGCCGCCTCACCGACGGTCCGGGCCCACCGCGCGCTGACCAGCGGCACCGTCGCCCGCCGCAAGCAGCACGCGTTCGACCTGCTCGCCGCCTGA
- a CDS encoding sensor histidine kinase has protein sequence MVVVELLAVAVPAAMVLLADGGPYPWSIPTALVACLLLPLRRWHPSIAVVACLPALVGGLGWPPTVVALYRVGRTSPPRRMILWTAVTTALPATLVVVDQQLTVGSILLTYSFSLFMSGAPTALGALIATREKLTESLAEASRAREAELEARELSARASERARIAREIHDAVGHHATLIAVESAALAATTTDPETRETARRLRALAKEALAEMRAALGLLTPEPNQGHHDIPHLIDRAAAAGLIITLDADLPTPPPPSVSRAAFRVVQEALTNVTKHAPGTPVHVRLSQQDGHLKIAVTNGIPHTRPAPPDSGGSGLHGLSERVALVGGTLTTSERADGSWTLEADLPTGPSKVDRDDSTFGGSARNPANA, from the coding sequence ATGGTCGTCGTGGAGCTGCTGGCCGTGGCGGTCCCCGCCGCGATGGTGCTCCTCGCGGACGGCGGCCCGTACCCGTGGTCGATCCCGACGGCGCTGGTGGCGTGCCTGCTGCTCCCACTGCGCCGGTGGCACCCGTCGATAGCGGTGGTGGCGTGCCTCCCGGCCCTGGTAGGAGGTCTGGGCTGGCCCCCCACGGTGGTGGCCCTCTACCGGGTGGGTCGCACCAGCCCGCCGCGCCGGATGATCCTCTGGACGGCGGTGACGACAGCCCTGCCGGCGACGCTGGTCGTGGTGGACCAGCAGCTGACCGTGGGCTCGATCCTCCTGACGTACTCCTTCAGCCTGTTCATGTCGGGAGCCCCCACCGCCCTGGGAGCGTTGATCGCGACGAGGGAGAAGCTGACCGAGAGCCTCGCCGAGGCGTCGCGGGCCAGGGAAGCGGAGCTGGAGGCCAGGGAACTCAGCGCACGGGCGTCGGAACGCGCGCGGATAGCCCGTGAGATACACGACGCGGTAGGCCACCACGCCACCTTGATAGCCGTCGAGTCGGCGGCCCTGGCGGCCACCACCACCGACCCGGAGACCCGCGAGACGGCGAGGCGTCTACGGGCGTTGGCAAAAGAGGCGTTGGCCGAGATGCGAGCAGCCCTGGGCCTGCTGACCCCGGAACCGAACCAGGGCCACCACGACATCCCCCACCTGATAGACCGAGCCGCCGCGGCGGGCCTGATCATCACCCTGGACGCGGACCTCCCGACCCCACCGCCCCCGTCGGTGAGCCGAGCGGCGTTCAGGGTGGTCCAGGAAGCCCTGACCAACGTGACAAAACACGCCCCGGGCACACCGGTCCACGTGCGACTGTCCCAACAAGACGGACACCTGAAGATCGCCGTGACCAACGGAATCCCCCACACCCGCCCCGCCCCACCCGACTCGGGAGGATCAGGACTGCACGGCCTGTCGGAACGGGTGGCGTTGGTGGGCGGCACCCTGACCACGTCCGAACGGGCAGACGGAAGCTGGACGCTGGAAGCCGACCTACCCACCGGTCCGTCGAAAGTTGACCGAGATGACTCGACTTTCGGCGGTAGTGCACGAAACCCGGCGAACGCATAG
- a CDS encoding ParB N-terminal domain-containing protein: MDRNSRTIGDIETEKPDLCASVRRHGVRVPVIVRPVEEGRYRVQDGHCRTIIAASLPGEDHVVPAIITESEDEQRWAWLRDQWLANEVRSGYGSVDAARIFEELTLFGLSAEQVADELSVDVGTVEAGLRTRCSGKVTDALRIHPQLSLLQAAELVEFEGDEDAYRDLTETLETDPAGLDHALAEWRLTYRSRAACAQLADELRGVGVEVVGDYAPAGALRLDRLYRSRKDRVRLDGEDAGHGSCPGHAAYITTNNAEGVATAGGRAVHRARLGGGRPRGAAGDGTPSRLRLPPARPHGSEAGQQESVGGQAVQGHGGSGDDGQPRGPAGRVRGVHERGDLA; the protein is encoded by the coding sequence ATGGATCGGAACTCTCGCACGATCGGTGATATCGAGACAGAGAAGCCGGATCTGTGCGCGAGTGTCCGCAGGCACGGTGTCCGGGTGCCGGTGATCGTCCGGCCGGTAGAGGAGGGCCGGTATCGGGTGCAGGACGGGCATTGCCGCACGATCATCGCGGCCTCGCTGCCCGGCGAGGACCACGTGGTCCCGGCGATCATCACGGAGTCCGAGGACGAGCAGCGGTGGGCGTGGTTGCGGGACCAGTGGTTGGCCAACGAGGTGCGCAGTGGCTACGGCAGCGTGGACGCGGCGCGGATCTTCGAGGAGCTCACGTTGTTCGGGCTTTCCGCGGAGCAGGTCGCGGACGAGTTGAGCGTGGACGTGGGGACGGTGGAGGCGGGTCTGCGGACCCGGTGCAGCGGCAAGGTCACCGACGCGCTGCGGATCCATCCGCAGCTCTCGCTGCTCCAGGCCGCCGAGCTGGTCGAGTTCGAGGGCGACGAGGACGCCTACCGCGACCTGACGGAAACGCTGGAGACCGATCCGGCCGGGTTGGACCACGCGTTGGCCGAGTGGCGGCTGACCTACCGGTCGCGGGCCGCCTGCGCGCAGTTGGCAGACGAGTTGCGTGGGGTCGGGGTGGAGGTGGTGGGCGACTACGCCCCGGCGGGCGCGTTGCGGTTGGACCGGTTGTACCGCAGTCGCAAGGACCGGGTCCGGTTGGACGGTGAGGACGCCGGGCACGGGTCGTGTCCCGGGCACGCGGCCTACATCACGACCAACAACGCCGAGGGTGTCGCGACCGCGGGCGGCCGGGCAGTTCATCGCGCGCGGCTTGGTGGAGGGCGACCGCGAGGTGCGGCGGGCGATGGAACGCCATCACGGCTTCGCCTGCCGCCTGCTCGACCTCACGGATCCGAAGCCGGGCAGCAGGAATCCGTTGGTGGCCAGGCTGTCCAGGGCCACGGCGGATCAGGCGACGATGGTCAGCCTCGCGGTCCTGCTGGCCGCGTTCGAGGCGTCCACGAGCGTGGAGACCTGGCGTAG
- the der gene encoding ribosome biogenesis GTPase Der — protein MTDLDGTWADESEWSTFDGDELDGDEEGGGIPQPVLAVVGRPNVGKSTLVNRIIGRREAVVQDVPGVTRDRVAYDALWNGRKFTVVDTGGWEPDATGMMASVAAQAELAMSTADAIVFVVDSTVGATTTDEAAVKVLRKSKRPVLLVANKVDDERLMGEVAMLWSLGLGEPIPVSGLHGRGSGDLLDKILGALPETPRDTFGPNTGGPRRVALVGRPNVGKSSLLNRLTGEERSVVDAVAGTTVDPVDSLVELDDELWRFVDTAGLRKRVNFASGAEYYASLRTKAAIESAEVAIVLLDASEVISEQDLRVLTMAVDSGRAIVLAFNKWDLVDEDRRYAMVRELERGLVRVPWAERVNISALTGRAVRKLAPALRTALNSWDTRVPTGRLNAWLSDLIAATPPPVRSGKQPKVLFATQAGTRPPTFVLFTTGFLEAGYRRYIERKLREEFGFEGSPVRISVRVREKKPKK, from the coding sequence ATGACGGACTTGGACGGCACCTGGGCGGACGAGTCCGAGTGGTCGACGTTCGACGGTGACGAACTCGACGGCGACGAGGAGGGCGGCGGCATCCCGCAGCCCGTCCTGGCCGTCGTGGGACGACCGAACGTCGGCAAGTCGACGCTGGTCAACCGCATCATCGGCCGGCGTGAAGCGGTCGTGCAGGACGTGCCGGGCGTGACCCGCGACCGGGTCGCCTACGACGCGCTGTGGAACGGCCGCAAGTTCACCGTGGTCGACACCGGCGGCTGGGAGCCCGACGCCACCGGCATGATGGCCTCCGTCGCGGCGCAGGCCGAACTGGCGATGAGCACCGCCGACGCGATCGTGTTCGTGGTCGACTCGACGGTCGGCGCGACCACCACCGACGAAGCCGCGGTGAAGGTGCTGCGCAAGTCCAAGCGCCCGGTGCTGCTGGTCGCGAACAAGGTCGACGACGAGCGGCTGATGGGCGAGGTGGCCATGCTGTGGTCGCTCGGCCTGGGCGAGCCGATCCCGGTCAGCGGCCTGCACGGCCGCGGGTCCGGCGACCTGCTGGACAAGATCCTGGGCGCGCTGCCCGAGACCCCGCGCGACACGTTCGGCCCGAACACCGGCGGCCCCCGCCGGGTCGCGCTGGTCGGCCGGCCCAACGTCGGCAAGTCCTCGCTGCTCAACCGCCTCACCGGCGAGGAGCGGTCGGTGGTCGACGCGGTCGCGGGCACCACCGTCGACCCGGTCGACTCGCTGGTCGAGCTGGACGACGAGCTGTGGCGCTTCGTGGACACCGCCGGCCTGCGCAAACGGGTGAACTTCGCGTCCGGCGCGGAGTACTACGCGTCGCTGCGCACCAAGGCGGCGATCGAGTCCGCCGAGGTCGCCATCGTGCTGCTGGACGCCTCCGAGGTGATCAGCGAGCAGGACCTGCGGGTGCTGACGATGGCCGTCGACTCGGGCCGCGCGATCGTGCTGGCGTTCAACAAGTGGGACCTGGTCGACGAGGACCGGCGCTACGCCATGGTGCGTGAGCTGGAACGGGGCCTGGTGCGCGTGCCGTGGGCGGAGCGGGTCAACATCTCCGCGCTCACCGGCCGCGCGGTCCGCAAGCTGGCGCCCGCCCTGCGCACGGCGTTGAACTCGTGGGACACCCGGGTGCCCACCGGACGGCTGAACGCGTGGCTGAGCGACCTGATCGCGGCCACCCCGCCGCCGGTGCGCTCCGGCAAGCAGCCCAAGGTGCTCTTCGCCACCCAGGCCGGCACCCGGCCGCCGACGTTCGTGCTGTTCACGACCGGTTTCCTGGAGGCCGGGTACCGGCGCTACATCGAGCGCAAGCTGCGCGAGGAGTTCGGTTTCGAGGGCAGCCCGGTGCGCATCTCGGTGCGGGTGCGGGAGAAGAAGCCCAAGAAGTGA
- a CDS encoding single-stranded DNA-binding protein, producing the protein MAGETTLTIIGNLTGDPEPRLTQSGATVANFTIASTPRTFDRQSGQWRDGDTLFLRCTCWNHLADHVTQSLARGTRVIAQGRLRQRSYEKDGEKHTVLEFEVDEIGPALRYATATVTKPSTTAADMSQPVATGTPS; encoded by the coding sequence ATGGCCGGCGAGACGACCCTGACCATCATCGGCAACCTCACCGGCGACCCCGAGCCGAGGCTCACCCAAAGCGGCGCGACGGTCGCCAACTTCACCATCGCGTCCACCCCACGCACCTTCGACCGCCAGTCCGGGCAATGGCGCGACGGCGACACCCTTTTCCTGCGCTGCACCTGCTGGAACCACCTCGCCGACCACGTCACCCAATCCCTCGCACGCGGTACCCGCGTCATCGCCCAAGGCCGGTTGCGGCAGCGGTCCTACGAAAAGGACGGCGAGAAGCACACCGTGCTCGAATTCGAAGTCGACGAGATCGGCCCCGCCCTGCGCTACGCCACCGCGACCGTCACCAAACCCAGCACCACCGCAGCCGACATGTCGCAGCCCGTCGCCACCGGAACACCGTCCTGA
- a CDS encoding tyrosine-type recombinase/integrase: MPLLDLDKITTGLSKTWSGYLRDWDRTLRSAGHPETTRYNYLLAAAQLARYLSEHSPDPESDEAAEDPCEVTRAHVEHFQAWMIDTRSGATALNKHKGLQQFFRWLRDDEEDIDRSPMDRVKQPKTTRKLIPVIRDDDTRKVLGTCKGKTFVNLRDEALIRLYYNTGARLSEVGNLTLADVDLDTESVRYRGKGDKDRRVRFGPKTARALSRYLRARAKHKAADLPDLWLAERGIRRLAPNGVKIMLKRRGLAAGLTGVHAHRWRHNYAHEWKRAGGDTGDLMLLLGWASEDMPRHYGASAAAERAQETQLRMGIGERV; this comes from the coding sequence ATGCCCCTGCTGGACCTGGACAAGATCACCACCGGCCTGTCGAAGACCTGGTCGGGCTACCTCCGCGACTGGGACCGGACCCTGCGCTCAGCAGGACATCCGGAGACCACCCGCTACAACTACCTCCTGGCGGCGGCCCAGCTCGCCCGCTACCTGTCCGAGCACTCGCCGGACCCGGAGTCCGACGAGGCGGCCGAGGACCCGTGCGAGGTCACCCGCGCCCACGTCGAACACTTCCAGGCGTGGATGATCGACACCCGCTCGGGTGCCACCGCCCTGAACAAGCACAAGGGCCTCCAACAATTCTTTCGCTGGCTCCGCGACGACGAGGAGGACATCGACCGCTCCCCGATGGACCGCGTCAAACAACCCAAGACGACCAGAAAACTGATCCCTGTCATTCGAGACGACGACACTCGAAAGGTCCTCGGCACCTGCAAGGGCAAGACTTTCGTCAACCTCCGCGACGAGGCCCTGATCCGCCTCTACTACAACACCGGCGCCCGCCTCTCCGAAGTAGGCAACCTCACCCTCGCCGACGTCGACCTGGACACCGAATCCGTTCGCTACCGCGGCAAGGGCGACAAGGACCGCCGCGTCCGTTTCGGCCCGAAAACCGCCCGCGCCCTGTCCCGCTATCTCCGCGCCCGCGCGAAACACAAAGCCGCCGACCTCCCCGATCTGTGGCTGGCCGAACGCGGTATCCGTCGCCTGGCCCCCAACGGCGTCAAGATCATGCTCAAACGCCGAGGCCTGGCCGCCGGCCTGACCGGCGTCCATGCCCACCGCTGGCGCCACAACTACGCCCACGAATGGAAACGCGCCGGCGGCGACACCGGCGACCTCATGCTCCTGCTCGGCTGGGCGTCAGAGGACATGCCCCGCCACTACGGAGCCAGCGCCGCCGCCGAACGAGCCCAGGAAACCCAACTCCGCATGGGCATCGGCGAACGCGTGTAG
- a CDS encoding DUF4192 domain-containing protein: MTDDQTVPVEHDEHAAAPEQIPLTDPGDMIAALPHLLGFYPADSLILLGLDGDRIRVTLRVDLVEVRHDRRLADQLAADLSRQNPTAVVGVVVGDDLDLDGVGSRTRLAAHLAVEFAVHGVHTHFYGVPRVAAGERWFAYDDPSRTGQVPDPSGSLMHALTVSRGLAVQPSREALAATLEPDTDEALARRAGLIGDLLKAGVGSPQDMEAAFQKVRAQVERAVDRVEPLTDAEIVELGVALSDPWARDWCLALAIDPLAGAAERLWTELVRTLPAPECAHPASLLAIFAYIRGDGPLASLALDHALDADPDHRLSVLVNIALENGMPPETIRGLAERCVELRHATLAAKSGDDPASTHENTSSEEN, encoded by the coding sequence ATGACCGACGACCAGACCGTTCCCGTCGAACACGACGAGCACGCTGCGGCACCCGAACAGATCCCGTTGACCGACCCCGGTGACATGATCGCCGCGCTGCCCCACCTGCTCGGGTTCTACCCGGCCGACTCGCTGATCCTGCTCGGGCTCGACGGCGACCGGATCAGGGTCACGTTGCGCGTCGACCTGGTCGAGGTCCGCCACGACCGGCGGCTCGCCGACCAACTGGCCGCGGACCTGTCCCGCCAGAACCCCACCGCGGTGGTGGGGGTGGTCGTCGGCGACGACCTCGACCTCGACGGCGTCGGGTCCCGTACCAGGCTGGCCGCGCACCTGGCCGTGGAGTTCGCCGTCCACGGCGTGCACACCCACTTCTACGGCGTGCCCCGGGTCGCCGCCGGCGAACGCTGGTTCGCCTACGACGACCCGAGCCGCACCGGACAGGTCCCGGACCCGTCCGGATCGTTGATGCACGCGTTGACGGTGTCGCGGGGTCTGGCCGTCCAGCCCAGCCGGGAAGCGCTCGCCGCGACCCTGGAACCCGACACCGACGAGGCACTGGCCCGCCGCGCGGGGCTGATCGGCGACCTCCTCAAGGCCGGCGTGGGTTCACCGCAGGACATGGAGGCGGCGTTCCAGAAGGTCCGCGCCCAGGTCGAGCGGGCCGTCGACCGGGTCGAGCCGCTGACCGACGCGGAGATCGTCGAACTCGGCGTCGCGCTCAGCGACCCGTGGGCCCGGGACTGGTGCCTGGCCCTGGCCATCGACCCCCTGGCGGGTGCGGCCGAACGACTGTGGACCGAACTCGTCCGGACGCTCCCGGCACCGGAGTGCGCGCACCCGGCGTCCCTGCTGGCGATCTTCGCCTACATCCGGGGCGACGGCCCCCTCGCGTCCCTCGCGCTCGACCACGCGCTCGACGCCGACCCCGACCACCGCCTGTCCGTGCTGGTCAACATCGCCCTGGAGAACGGGATGCCGCCGGAGACCATCCGCGGGCTGGCCGAACGGTGCGTCGAACTCCGCCACGCCACCCTGGCCGCGAAATCCGGCGACGACCCCGCGTCCACCCACGAGAACACGTCGAGCGAGGAGAACTGA